The Microlunatus antarcticus DNA segment GAGGCCCTTCGCAAGCGAGGGGGCGTCTGGGGTAGGGCGTCGGCTCCTGAGGGCTGACCGGCCGCGTACGGGATAAGGACGACCCATGAGTGCAGCGGAGTTCGTGCCGGAGTCCGGAGGCGTCGCCGAGCTGAGGGCCGCGGCCAAGGACTGCCACGGCTGCGAGCTGTGGGAGCCCGCGACGCAGACGGTCTTCGGCGCGGGCAGCCCGGGCGCGCGGATCATGCTGGTGGGGGAGCAGCCGGGCGATGTCGAGGACCAGCGCGGCCTCCCGTTCGTGGGGCCGGCGGGCCAGCTGCTGCAGAAGGGGCTCGACGAGGCCGGGGCGGACCGGTCGATGCTCTACGTGACGAACGCGGTCAAGCACTTCCGCTTCACCTGGCAGGGCAAGCGGCGCCTGCACCAGACCCCGGACGCCGGGAACGTCAACGCCTGCCGTCCCTGGCTCGAGGCCGAGATCGCCCGCGTGGACCCCGAGCTGATCGTCGTGCTCGGCGCCACCGCCGGCAAGGCGCTGCTGGGCAGCGGCTTCCGGGTCACCCGGGACCGGGGCGTCGTCATGGAGCGCGAGACACCGGTGGGCGCGCGACGGTTCTTCGCCACGATCCATCCCTCGGCGATCCTGCGGATGGACGCCGACGTCCGGGACCAGGGCTACGCGGACTTCGTCACCGACCTGCGGGCGGCAGTGGCCGCCGTCGAGGTGTGAGGTCCGCAGACGTCGGTCAGCGCACGACGATGCTCGTCGCGTTCACCGAGCCGTCGGCCGCGCGCGACCCGAGCACGGTGACGACGTCCCCGACCGCGAGCTCTCCGTGGGCGTACGGCTCGGTCACCGTGGTGGTGTCGGTGAACGTCACCGTCCTGCTGGCCCCCTGGTCGGCCAGGACGAGGGTGTGAGCCTTGATCGCGGTGACCTCGCCCGCCGCGGCCGGTGCCGTGCTGGCCGCCCCCGCTCGGGGTGCCGTCGAGCCCGCGGCACCCG contains these protein-coding regions:
- a CDS encoding UdgX family uracil-DNA binding protein (This protein belongs to the uracil DNA glycosylase superfamily, members of which act in excision repair of DNA. However, it belongs more specifically to UdgX branch, whose founding member was found to bind uracil in DNA (where it does not belong), without cleaving it, appears to promote DNA repair by a pathway involving RecA, rather than base excision.), with amino-acid sequence MSAAEFVPESGGVAELRAAAKDCHGCELWEPATQTVFGAGSPGARIMLVGEQPGDVEDQRGLPFVGPAGQLLQKGLDEAGADRSMLYVTNAVKHFRFTWQGKRRLHQTPDAGNVNACRPWLEAEIARVDPELIVVLGATAGKALLGSGFRVTRDRGVVMERETPVGARRFFATIHPSAILRMDADVRDQGYADFVTDLRAAVAAVEV
- a CDS encoding DUF5666 domain-containing protein, which translates into the protein MSEDLEVDHDRQAPPPYSDDDDGLDEELLLSAGRRPSLLTRVLLGLLILAVGVFVGVQVARVAGGSAGAAGAGAGQARRSGAAGSTAPRAGAASTAPAAAGEVTAIKAHTLVLADQGASRTVTFTDTTTVTEPYAHGELAVGDVVTVLGSRAADGSVNATSIVVR